Within Epilithonimonas zeae, the genomic segment GCGAAGATATGCTGAAAGCGATTGCAAAAACCGATAAGCGTTTCTTTTCGTTATTATACCAAGGAACACAATACGGAAGTGCAATCGGCGGACTTGGTTTTGACCTTGATGGAAAAGGAACAATCGGACTTTACAATAATGGAAATACAACTTATCCGCTATATCCGGTGGATGGATTTGTTAATACAACAGCTTATGATTTTGATAATTATACAGCGATTGATCCTAATGACCATTGGGGAGCTGGATGGTACACCGGTTATTGGTCGTATTGGGTAAAAGATCCTACAGATACGGATTTTGGGTATTCTGGTTTAGGAGCGAGTAGCAGACAATTGCAGAATGGTTCCTGGGATGTATGGAATTTCAACCCAAATTTTGAAAGCTTTGATATCTCATCAACGATGACGCCTGTTTCCGCTTATTCGGCACAGGCAGATTTTACCAAAGGTTATTTTATGGTGAATGAAGAATGGTTTGGTCATACGAACGGTTCTGTGAATTTTGTAGGAGACAACGGCCAAATCTATTACAGAGTTTACAGCGAGAAGAATAATAATCAGGCTTTTGGTGCTACGACTCAGTTTGGTACAATCTACGGTGATAAGTTCTATTTCATTTCAAAACAAGCTTCTGACGGAGGCGATACACAATACATACCAGGCGGAAGATTGGTAGTTGCTAATGCTTTGACAATGGAAAAGATTAAAGGCTTCGATAACATCGGTGGAGGAGATGGACGTTCTTTTCTTGGTGTGAATGAACATTTGGGCTATATCGGTGCATCCAACGGAATCTTTTTATTTGATATCGATAATCTTCAAGTGGGAAGTATGATTGCGGGAACTGGCGGCGGTTCGGCTTATGCAGGACAAATCGGAAATATGGTGAGAACTTCGCAGTATGTTTTTGCTGTGAAACAGTCAACAGGTATTTTAGTAATCGATCCGAAAACTAATACTTTAATTCAGACAATTTCCGGTGCTTTCCACTCAGTGGTTCAGGCTAAGGACGGAAGTGTCTGGGCGATTCAAAATCAGAAATTGATTAACATTAATCCAACAACTTTTGCTACAACAGAATATGCGCTTTCTACTGCAACCCAATATCTAGGTTCTTGGGGAGCCTGGAACGCAGGAAGTTTTACTTACAGTAACCAGCAAAATGCCTTGTACTGGATGAACTCGGTTAATGCTTTCACATCTGGTACGAAGATTATTAAATTTGATGTAACAAACAAAACATTGGTTGATAACTTCATCACAATTCCCGGACAGGAAGGAACTTACAAGCAGATTCCTTACGGTGCAGCTTTGAGAGTTAATCCTGTTTCTGACGAATTAATCCTTAATACAACAGAAAGCGGTTACGGTGCACATTATCAGAAAAACTGGATTCATACTTACAGCAATACAGGTGCTTTATTGAATACAAAAATCTTGAATGATTATTATTGGTTCCCAGCTGTGACGGTATTTCCGGATGTAACTGCGCCAGTTGTAAGTTCAACTTTCCCAACAGAAATTAATGCTACATCTGCTGTAACTATCGATTTGAAAACGATTGTGACCGATGCTGATAATCTTTCATCATCTATTTTAAAATCAATCAAATCCAATAGCAACACCACAGCAATTAAAGCGGAAATCAATACCAACGATGAATTAATTCTGACACCTTTGGCCGCAGGAACGGCTTCTATAGTGGTAAGTTTTAACTCCAATGGAAAAGTGGTTGATAAAACGTTGACTGTTGTTTCGTCTTCACTGGCTGCAACGGCAGAAATCAAGAGAGTGGATTTGAGCATCTACCCAAATCCAACAACCGAAATTCTTAATATCAAATCTCAGGATAAAATTGTTGAGGTTTCTCTATTTGACATTTCAGGGAAGCAAATCAATACTAAAGTTGTGAATGGACAAGTCAATGTTTCTAAACTATTGAAAGGAAATTACATCTTGAGAGTGACGACGGATAAAGCAACTTATCAGGAGAAATTCATCAAGAAATAATATTGATTAATTCAGTTGTTAAAAACCTTTAGATTATTCTAAAGGTTTTTTATTTGAATAATTCCAAAATCTCGTCAACAGTCACTTTTCCGAAATAATCTGTGATGTTGGTTTTAGAAATAATTTGGTTTAAATTTTCAATATCGTGCTTTTCATCGATTAATAAATCTTCCAATTCTTCAATAGGTTTTGAAGCAAAAAAGTCACCGAATATTTTGGCTTTTTTAATAATTCCTTTTTCAACGTCCAAATGGATTTCTATAAAACCTGCAGGAATCTTAATTGCTTTTTTGAAGTTATAATTCGGAGAAAATCCGAAGTTCCAATCCCAAGTTTCATATTTTTCTTTTACTAATTTCTCAATGGTTTGAATATCTTCATCTGTGAAATTGTAGATTTGTCCATTGTCGGAACCTTTCAGGATTTCGTCAATCAGCTTTTGTTTCAGAACTTCTATCGAGGTTCCTTCTGGTAAATAATCAATCAGATTGGTCACTCTGGAGCGATTGGATTTTGTTGCTTTATCAAGAAATTTTAAAGGATTGACTTTCAAAGCATCACTCAGAACACTCATTTCAGAATCGAACAAAATCGTTCCGTGCTGAATCATTTTTCCGCTTCGAGCCAATTTTGCATTGCCACTGAATTTCTTTCCGTCCACCAAAAGGTCATTTCTGCCTTCCAGTTTTGCGGGAACATTCCAGTCTTTCAAAAGCTGAAGGACCGGACTTGTGAATTGTGAAAAATCCATAAAATCATAATCGCCCAAAAGCGTGTGAAAAGAGAAATTAAGATTCCCCAAATCGTGATAAACCGTTCCTCCGCCCGACATTCTTCTTACAACTTTGATGTTATTGTCATTCACATAATCCAGATTGATTTCTGCCAAAGTATTCTGGAACTTCCCAACAATAATCGAAGGTGCATTGATGTAAAGAAGGAAAATATTTTCGGTCGGAAATTTGGTCAGCAGATATTCTTCGGAAGCAATATTGAAAAAAGCATTGTGAGAAGGGGAGTCTATGATGAGCATATCGTTCTATTTTCTAACAAAATTACTGAGTTTTTGCCGTTAATAAAATTGATTTTATTTAGAACTTTCCTTAATAAAAAAGAGCACTCTTCAAAAAAGAAGAAATGCCCTTTAAAAATAAAAACCTTAAAAATTCAAATATTTATAATGATACGCCTCGTTTCCAAGGAATAAACACATCTTGTTTCAATTGGTCTGCTTTTGTTTCTACGTTTCCACTTGCCAATTCTATAATATAATCTACGATTTCTTCGCCCACTTCCTGAATGCTTTTTTCTCCGGTGATTACAGTTCCTGCATTAACATCGATGATGTCAGACATTCTGTTGATCAATGCAGTATTAGACGATATTTTCACAACCGGTGCGATTGGATTTCCCATAGGATTTCCTAAACCTGTTGTAAATAAAACGACTGTTGCACCGGCACCCACTAACCCTGTGGTACATTCAGCATCGTTTCCGGGAGTGTTCAATAAGTTCAGACCTGGTTTCGAAATATATTCACCATAATCTAAAACATCTACAATAGGAGCGGTTCCGCCTTTTTTAGAAGCGCCTGCAGATTTCATTGCGTCTGTAATCAAGCCGTCTTTGATATTTCCCGGCGACGGATTC encodes:
- a CDS encoding lipoate--protein ligase codes for the protein MLIIDSPSHNAFFNIASEEYLLTKFPTENIFLLYINAPSIIVGKFQNTLAEINLDYVNDNNIKVVRRMSGGGTVYHDLGNLNFSFHTLLGDYDFMDFSQFTSPVLQLLKDWNVPAKLEGRNDLLVDGKKFSGNAKLARSGKMIQHGTILFDSEMSVLSDALKVNPLKFLDKATKSNRSRVTNLIDYLPEGTSIEVLKQKLIDEILKGSDNGQIYNFTDEDIQTIEKLVKEKYETWDWNFGFSPNYNFKKAIKIPAGFIEIHLDVEKGIIKKAKIFGDFFASKPIEELEDLLIDEKHDIENLNQIISKTNITDYFGKVTVDEILELFK
- a CDS encoding DUF5074 domain-containing protein, which gives rise to MKKIYLLTMLLFFAFFTNAQVTVQGVPRNDLQQNSVKKQSKKANLTMDDIVYWVGTGSNKAAFVVQWNDAKNPDALVWGFKWDGNATGEDMLKAIAKTDKRFFSLLYQGTQYGSAIGGLGFDLDGKGTIGLYNNGNTTYPLYPVDGFVNTTAYDFDNYTAIDPNDHWGAGWYTGYWSYWVKDPTDTDFGYSGLGASSRQLQNGSWDVWNFNPNFESFDISSTMTPVSAYSAQADFTKGYFMVNEEWFGHTNGSVNFVGDNGQIYYRVYSEKNNNQAFGATTQFGTIYGDKFYFISKQASDGGDTQYIPGGRLVVANALTMEKIKGFDNIGGGDGRSFLGVNEHLGYIGASNGIFLFDIDNLQVGSMIAGTGGGSAYAGQIGNMVRTSQYVFAVKQSTGILVIDPKTNTLIQTISGAFHSVVQAKDGSVWAIQNQKLININPTTFATTEYALSTATQYLGSWGAWNAGSFTYSNQQNALYWMNSVNAFTSGTKIIKFDVTNKTLVDNFITIPGQEGTYKQIPYGAALRVNPVSDELILNTTESGYGAHYQKNWIHTYSNTGALLNTKILNDYYWFPAVTVFPDVTAPVVSSTFPTEINATSAVTIDLKTIVTDADNLSSSILKSIKSNSNTTAIKAEINTNDELILTPLAAGTASIVVSFNSNGKVVDKTLTVVSSSLAATAEIKRVDLSIYPNPTTEILNIKSQDKIVEVSLFDISGKQINTKVVNGQVNVSKLLKGNYILRVTTDKATYQEKFIKK